The following are encoded in a window of Euwallacea fornicatus isolate EFF26 chromosome 21, ASM4011564v1, whole genome shotgun sequence genomic DNA:
- the CycJ gene encoding cyclin-J isoform X2 translates to MTMTNLISEYSSSYAESPPWGDIDEYADSFKEVIKQREKIKIPFLHTSPQLECRPRIVKYLRERCVERKYSHCSLHLAVYLLDTFMDGHNVVPGKILLVANVCLLLAVKFEENTRNVPKISELNALVQNCFTVKEHKQLEMRVLEYFCWYIKFPTAAHYTHYYMKAALTQQDLTQCCQDFRGAFYRIHSAVLEYLHHVIDNVHYMQEFKPSEIAAGIIAISRAECGLSPWSHRLHQATDYTSEDIRGPFYTLHINNQTLDTLALYPSSICTFRENYCGSCGIQSCPKCSFLRKI, encoded by the exons ATGACAATGACAAATCTTATAAGCGAATATTCCAGCTCCTAC GCCGAATCTCCGCCTTGGGGCGATATAGACGAATACGCCGACAGTTTCAAAGAAGTAATCAAGCAAagggagaaaattaaaatcccTTTTTTGCACACCTCTCCGCAG CTGGAATGCCGACCACGAATCGTAAAATATCTACGAGAAAGGTGCGTTGAACGAAAGTACAGCCACTGCAGTCTGCATCTCGCAGTGTACCTCTTGGACACCTTCATGGATGGCCACAATGTTGTTCCTGGGAAAATATTGCTGGTAGCCAATGTGTGTTTGTTACTGGCTG tgaaatttgagGAAAACACCCGTAATGTGCCGAAAATTTCGGAACTAAACGCCTTAGTTCAAAACTGCTTCACTGTGAAAGAGCACAAACAATTGGAAATGAGAGTTTTGGAGTATTTTTGCTGGTACATTAAATTTCCCACAGCTGCTCATTACACGCACTATTACATGAAGGCTGCTTTAACTCAGCAGGACCTAACGCAGTGCTGTCAGGATTTCCGGGGTGCCTTCTATAGAATCCATAGCGCAGTGTTGGAATATCTGCATCATGTCATTGACA ACGTTCACTACATGCAAGAGTTCAAGCCTTCAGAGATTGCTGCAGGAATTATAGCGATTAGTAGGGCGGAATGCGGGTTATCTCCATGGAGCCATAGACTCCACCAAGCAACCGACTATACAAGCGAAGATATACGCGGACCTTTCTACACTCTTCATATTAACAA TCAAACACTTGACACTTTGGCGCTGTATCCCAGTTCAATTTGCACATTTAGGGAGAATTATTGTGGCAGCTGCGGTATACAAAGTTGCCCCAAGTGTTCATTTTTAAGAAAGATTTGA
- the CycJ gene encoding cyclin-J isoform X1, with product MTMTNLISEYSSSYAESPPWGDIDEYADSFKEVIKQREKIKIPFLHTSPQLECRPRIVKYLRERCVERKYSHCSLHLAVYLLDTFMDGHNVVPGKILLVANVCLLLAVKFEENTRNVPKISELNALVQNCFTVKEHKQLEMRVLEYFCWYIKFPTAAHYTHYYMKAALTQQDLTQCCQDFRGAFYRIHSAVLEYLHHVIDNVHYMQEFKPSEIAAGIIAISRAECGLSPWSHRLHQATDYTSEDIRGPFYTLHINKYSQTLDTLALYPSSICTFRENYCGSCGIQSCPKCSFLRKI from the exons ATGACAATGACAAATCTTATAAGCGAATATTCCAGCTCCTAC GCCGAATCTCCGCCTTGGGGCGATATAGACGAATACGCCGACAGTTTCAAAGAAGTAATCAAGCAAagggagaaaattaaaatcccTTTTTTGCACACCTCTCCGCAG CTGGAATGCCGACCACGAATCGTAAAATATCTACGAGAAAGGTGCGTTGAACGAAAGTACAGCCACTGCAGTCTGCATCTCGCAGTGTACCTCTTGGACACCTTCATGGATGGCCACAATGTTGTTCCTGGGAAAATATTGCTGGTAGCCAATGTGTGTTTGTTACTGGCTG tgaaatttgagGAAAACACCCGTAATGTGCCGAAAATTTCGGAACTAAACGCCTTAGTTCAAAACTGCTTCACTGTGAAAGAGCACAAACAATTGGAAATGAGAGTTTTGGAGTATTTTTGCTGGTACATTAAATTTCCCACAGCTGCTCATTACACGCACTATTACATGAAGGCTGCTTTAACTCAGCAGGACCTAACGCAGTGCTGTCAGGATTTCCGGGGTGCCTTCTATAGAATCCATAGCGCAGTGTTGGAATATCTGCATCATGTCATTGACA ACGTTCACTACATGCAAGAGTTCAAGCCTTCAGAGATTGCTGCAGGAATTATAGCGATTAGTAGGGCGGAATGCGGGTTATCTCCATGGAGCCATAGACTCCACCAAGCAACCGACTATACAAGCGAAGATATACGCGGACCTTTCTACACTCTTCATATTAACAA gTATAGTCAAACACTTGACACTTTGGCGCTGTATCCCAGTTCAATTTGCACATTTAGGGAGAATTATTGTGGCAGCTGCGGTATACAAAGTTGCCCCAAGTGTTCATTTTTAAGAAAGATTTGA